A single region of the Streptomyces vilmorinianum genome encodes:
- a CDS encoding ABC transporter ATP-binding protein, whose translation MGPSASSASLLSVRDLTVTFPTKRGPVRAVDSLAFDVRRGRTLGIVGESGSGKSVTSLAVMGLHTGAEVTGSVTLDGRELIGLSDRELNGLRGRKMAMIFQDPLSSLHPYYTVGEQIAEHHRVHFGSRRRAARERAVEALAEVGIPEPRRRAGEYPHQFSGGMRQRVMIAMALACEPDLLIADEPTTALDVTVQAQILELIARLQQERGLAVVMITHDLGVVARVAHDVLVMYGGRAAEHAPVDALFAAPAHPYTRGLLDSLPRLDDPDDAPLRAIPGSPPSLLDPAPGCAFAPRCPRAAQGSEEERARCASDRPPLGGPEGHPVACHFPAYEGVPS comes from the coding sequence ATGGGCCCCTCCGCCTCCTCCGCCTCCCTCCTGTCGGTACGGGACCTGACGGTCACCTTCCCGACGAAGCGCGGCCCGGTCCGGGCCGTCGACTCGCTCGCCTTCGACGTGCGGCGCGGCCGGACCCTCGGCATCGTCGGCGAGTCCGGCTCCGGCAAGTCCGTCACCTCGCTTGCCGTGATGGGCCTGCACACCGGCGCCGAGGTCACCGGCTCCGTCACCCTGGACGGACGCGAGCTGATCGGTCTGTCCGACCGCGAGCTGAACGGGCTGCGCGGCCGGAAGATGGCCATGATCTTCCAGGACCCGCTCTCCAGCCTGCACCCGTACTACACCGTCGGGGAGCAGATCGCCGAGCACCACCGGGTCCACTTCGGCTCCCGCCGCCGGGCCGCCCGTGAGCGGGCCGTCGAGGCGCTCGCCGAGGTCGGCATCCCCGAACCGCGGCGCCGGGCCGGCGAGTACCCGCACCAGTTCTCGGGCGGCATGCGCCAGCGGGTGATGATCGCGATGGCGCTGGCCTGCGAGCCGGACCTGCTGATCGCCGACGAGCCGACCACGGCCCTGGACGTCACCGTCCAGGCCCAGATCCTGGAGCTGATCGCCCGGCTCCAGCAGGAGCGTGGACTCGCCGTCGTCATGATCACGCACGATCTGGGCGTGGTCGCCCGGGTGGCCCACGACGTGCTCGTGATGTACGGCGGCCGGGCCGCCGAACACGCCCCGGTGGACGCCCTGTTCGCGGCGCCCGCCCACCCCTACACCCGCGGCCTGCTCGACTCGCTGCCCCGGCTCGACGACCCCGACGACGCCCCGCTGCGGGCGATCCCGGGCAGCCCTCCGTCGCTGCTCGACCCGGCACCGGGCTGCGCGTTCGCGCCCCGTTGCCCCCGCGCCGCCCAGGGCTCCGAGGAGGAGCGGGCGCGCTGCGCGAGCGACCGTCCGCCGCTCGGCGGCCCGGAGGGCCATCCGGTCGCCTGCCACTTCCCCGCGTACGAAGGCGTGCCCTCATGA
- a CDS encoding ABC transporter ATP-binding protein, with product MTTTPPPLLRVRDLTMTFPGRRARSAPVRAVDGVGFDVAAGETLGLVGESGCGKSTTGRMIVRLLEPTAGSVSYDGRDISHLSQRELKPLRRDLQMVFQDPHSSLNPRQTVARIISDPLMVQGSSASEARKRAVELMDLVGLIPEHIDRYPHEFSGGQAQRIGIARALATSPRLVVADEPVSALDVSVQAQIVNLMERLQRELGLAYLFIAHDLSVVKRVCDRVAVMYLGRIVEIGPKERVYAAPAHPYTRALLSAVPLPDPAAERTRERITLLGDPPSPAAPPPGCTFHPRCPKAQEICRAEAPLLRIAAPGEARQVACHFPEPAA from the coding sequence ATGACCACGACACCCCCACCTCTGCTCCGCGTACGGGATCTGACGATGACCTTCCCGGGGCGCCGGGCCCGCTCGGCCCCGGTCCGGGCGGTCGACGGCGTCGGCTTCGACGTGGCGGCGGGCGAGACGCTGGGCCTCGTCGGCGAGTCCGGCTGCGGCAAGTCGACCACCGGACGCATGATCGTCCGGCTCCTGGAACCCACCGCCGGCTCCGTCTCGTACGACGGGCGCGACATCAGCCATCTCTCCCAGCGGGAGCTCAAGCCGCTCCGCCGTGATCTGCAGATGGTCTTCCAGGACCCGCACTCCTCCCTCAACCCGCGCCAGACCGTGGCCCGGATCATCTCCGATCCGCTGATGGTGCAGGGCAGTTCGGCGTCCGAGGCGCGCAAGCGGGCCGTCGAGCTGATGGATCTCGTCGGGCTGATCCCGGAGCACATCGACCGCTATCCGCACGAGTTCTCCGGCGGCCAGGCGCAGCGCATCGGCATCGCCCGCGCGCTCGCCACCAGCCCGCGCCTCGTCGTGGCGGACGAGCCGGTCTCCGCCCTCGACGTCTCGGTCCAGGCGCAGATCGTCAATCTGATGGAACGGCTCCAGCGCGAGCTCGGTCTCGCGTATCTCTTCATCGCCCACGACCTGTCGGTGGTGAAGCGGGTCTGCGACCGGGTCGCCGTGATGTACCTCGGGCGGATCGTGGAGATCGGCCCGAAGGAGCGGGTGTACGCGGCCCCCGCCCATCCCTACACGCGGGCGCTGCTGTCCGCCGTGCCCCTGCCCGACCCCGCGGCCGAGCGGACCCGGGAGCGGATCACGCTGCTGGGCGACCCGCCGAGCCCGGCCGCTCCCCCGCCCGGCTGCACCTTCCATCCGCGCTGTCCGAAGGCCCAGGAGATCTGCCGGGCCGAGGCTCCGCTGTTGCGGATCGCCGCCCCGGGCGAGGCGCGGCAGGTCGCCTGCCACTTCCCCGAACCGGCGGCCTGA
- a CDS encoding ABC transporter substrate-binding protein has translation MDTRTRTALATTLVAALALGAAACSGGKQTGDGRGAKNPATANNGAVLGGTPQKGGTLTVLSNQDFSHLDPARNWVMGDMDFGTRLLYRTLVTYKAEPGAKGGELVPDLAESLGTSSNGAKTWTFRLKPGLKYEDGSPITAQDVKYNVERSFSPDLPGGPDYAARYLAGAEGYQGPAQGKHLDSIKTPDDRTIVFELRTPFAEFPYATVLPTFAPVPKAKDKGPQYDNRPFSSGPYKIESYARDKQLVLVRNTHWDPTTDSVRKAYPDKVVVTMGLKANQIDDRLITSSGADASAVPWAKLRPESTPKVLTKNEVKARLLAESTNCTEMVQMHTGRAPFDDLKVRQAVQYALDREAILTASGGPALNDPSTALMPGSLFEGGKQPDNLKIPATGDVEKAKQLLKEAGKADGFSTSITVSNGDKGVAEAVQQSLGRAGIKVTIETVDASAFYDTIGDTKNRTDLVYTGWCPDYPSGSTFLPFVFDGRYIKEKGNSGNHSLFRDEATMKRMDEIAAMTDAVQANKAWQQLDGEILAKAPTAPAVVERMPLLIGTNIAGAFGHTSFGGQIDYATVGLKDPSKSGS, from the coding sequence ATGGACACGCGCACCCGCACCGCACTCGCCACCACGCTGGTGGCCGCCCTCGCTCTGGGAGCGGCCGCCTGTTCCGGCGGGAAGCAGACCGGCGACGGCCGGGGAGCGAAGAACCCCGCGACCGCCAACAACGGGGCGGTGCTCGGCGGTACACCGCAGAAGGGCGGCACGCTGACCGTCCTGTCCAACCAGGACTTCAGCCACCTCGACCCGGCCCGCAACTGGGTCATGGGCGACATGGACTTCGGTACCCGGCTGCTCTACCGCACCCTGGTGACGTACAAGGCGGAACCCGGTGCGAAGGGCGGGGAGCTGGTCCCCGATCTCGCCGAGAGCCTCGGCACGTCCTCCAACGGCGCCAAGACCTGGACCTTCAGGCTCAAGCCGGGGCTGAAGTACGAGGACGGCTCGCCCATCACCGCCCAGGACGTCAAGTACAACGTCGAGCGGTCCTTCTCCCCCGACCTGCCCGGCGGCCCCGACTACGCGGCCCGCTACCTCGCCGGCGCCGAGGGCTACCAGGGCCCGGCCCAGGGCAAGCACCTCGACTCGATCAAGACCCCCGACGACCGCACCATCGTCTTCGAACTGCGCACGCCGTTCGCCGAGTTCCCGTACGCCACCGTCCTGCCGACCTTCGCCCCGGTGCCGAAGGCGAAGGACAAGGGCCCCCAGTACGACAACCGCCCGTTCTCCTCGGGCCCGTACAAGATCGAGTCCTACGCCCGCGACAAGCAGCTCGTCCTGGTCCGCAACACGCACTGGGACCCGACGACGGACTCGGTACGCAAGGCCTACCCGGACAAGGTGGTCGTGACGATGGGCCTGAAGGCCAATCAGATCGACGACCGGCTCATCACCTCCTCGGGCGCCGACGCCTCCGCCGTGCCCTGGGCCAAGCTGCGCCCCGAGAGCACCCCCAAGGTGCTCACCAAGAACGAGGTCAAGGCGCGGCTGCTCGCCGAGTCCACCAACTGCACCGAGATGGTGCAGATGCACACGGGCCGCGCCCCGTTCGACGACCTCAAGGTCCGCCAGGCCGTGCAGTACGCCCTGGACCGCGAGGCGATCCTCACCGCCTCGGGCGGACCCGCCCTCAACGACCCGTCCACGGCCCTCATGCCGGGCTCCCTCTTCGAGGGCGGGAAGCAGCCCGACAACCTCAAGATCCCCGCGACCGGTGACGTCGAGAAGGCCAAGCAGCTGCTGAAGGAGGCCGGCAAGGCGGACGGCTTCTCCACCAGCATCACCGTCTCCAACGGCGACAAGGGCGTCGCCGAGGCCGTCCAGCAGTCCCTGGGCCGGGCCGGCATCAAGGTCACCATCGAGACCGTCGACGCGTCCGCGTTCTACGACACCATCGGCGACACCAAGAACCGCACCGACCTCGTCTACACCGGCTGGTGCCCGGACTACCCCTCCGGCTCCACCTTCCTGCCCTTCGTCTTCGACGGCCGCTACATCAAGGAGAAGGGCAACTCCGGCAACCACTCGCTCTTCCGCGACGAGGCGACCATGAAGCGGATGGACGAGATCGCCGCCATGACCGACGCCGTGCAGGCCAACAAGGCCTGGCAGCAGCTGGACGGCGAGATCCTCGCCAAGGCCCCGACCGCGCCGGCCGTCGTGGAGCGCATGCCCCTGCTGATCGGCACCAACATCGCCGGCGCCTTCGGCCACACCTCCTTCGGCGGCCAGATCGACTACGCCACGGTCGGCCTCAAGGACCCCTCCAAGAGCGGCAGCTGA
- a CDS encoding ABC transporter permease: MILYLSRRLLGVLGVLIAIAAVTFTIFYVLPSDPAAAACGKSCSADRLEAIRAHMGLDDPLWRQFADFVTGIFTGRTMGSGQYALHCDFPCLGYSYENSEGVWDLLVDRLPVSASLALGAAVIWLLLGLSAGVTAALHKDTLTDRALMVGAVAAASLPVYFTSVLLIFGLIRVTGLLPYPQYVPFGSDPLSWASNLLLPWLALAILYAAMYARQSRSSMIESMAEPYIRTARAKGLPRRTVVVKHGLRAGMTPILTIFGMDLGGLLAGAVITESIFGLPGIGRLFYGALSTGDQPVILGVTLLAATFIVVANLAVDLLYAVVDPRVRY; the protein is encoded by the coding sequence GTGATCCTCTACCTCTCCCGCCGGCTCCTCGGCGTCCTCGGCGTGCTGATCGCCATCGCCGCCGTCACCTTCACCATCTTCTACGTCCTTCCCTCCGACCCCGCCGCCGCGGCGTGCGGCAAGTCGTGCAGCGCCGACCGCCTGGAGGCGATCCGCGCCCACATGGGCCTGGACGACCCGCTGTGGCGCCAGTTCGCCGACTTCGTCACCGGCATCTTCACCGGGCGCACCATGGGCAGCGGCCAGTACGCCCTGCACTGCGACTTCCCCTGCCTGGGCTACTCGTACGAGAACAGCGAGGGCGTCTGGGACCTGCTCGTGGACCGGCTCCCGGTCTCCGCCTCCCTCGCCCTGGGGGCCGCCGTGATCTGGCTGCTGCTCGGTCTCTCCGCGGGCGTCACCGCCGCCCTGCACAAGGACACCCTCACCGACCGCGCCCTGATGGTCGGCGCGGTCGCCGCCGCCTCGCTGCCCGTCTACTTCACCTCGGTGCTGCTGATCTTCGGGCTGATCCGGGTGACCGGGCTGCTCCCCTATCCGCAGTACGTGCCCTTCGGCTCGGACCCCCTCTCCTGGGCGTCCAACCTGCTGCTCCCCTGGCTCGCGCTCGCGATCCTGTACGCGGCCATGTACGCGCGGCAGAGCCGCAGTTCGATGATCGAGAGCATGGCGGAGCCGTACATCCGCACCGCCCGTGCCAAGGGGCTGCCGCGTCGCACGGTGGTCGTCAAGCACGGCCTGCGGGCGGGCATGACCCCCATCCTCACCATCTTCGGGATGGACCTGGGCGGCCTGCTCGCGGGCGCGGTGATCACCGAGTCCATCTTCGGCCTTCCCGGCATCGGACGGCTCTTCTACGGCGCGCTGTCCACCGGGGACCAGCCGGTCATCCTCGGCGTCACCCTGCTGGCCGCCACCTTCATCGTCGTCGCCAACCTGGCCGTCGACCTGCTGTACGCCGTCGTCGACCCGCGAGTGAGGTACTGA
- a CDS encoding proline racemase family protein produces MSSTPHTPHTPHTVRTTDYHTAGEPFRIVDQDLPPIPGDTVAERRALAPRVGPLDELRRLLVREPRGHSGMYGGFVVPPDDDGAHFGVLFWHKDGYSTACGHGTMALGAWAVDTGRVPAPDDGDASVRVDVPSGRVTATVHRAGGRTTGVTFRNVPTRILARKVPVTTGYGTVEADLAHSGARYVSVAARDLGLDTTTASLPGLVRAGREIRAALPEHDVYGVILYEDLPDTPSGPRQRNVTVFADGQIDRSPCGSGTSARLALLAEDGRLAPGDTLLHESVVGTVFTGRLLPEGITEVTGRTHRTGTHTFVLDPHDDLGTGFLL; encoded by the coding sequence GTGAGCAGCACCCCGCACACCCCGCACACCCCGCACACCGTCCGTACCACCGACTACCACACGGCGGGCGAGCCCTTCCGTATCGTCGACCAGGACCTGCCCCCGATTCCCGGGGACACCGTCGCCGAGCGCCGCGCCCTCGCGCCGCGGGTCGGACCGCTCGATGAGCTCCGCCGCCTCCTGGTGCGGGAACCACGCGGACACTCCGGCATGTACGGCGGGTTCGTCGTGCCGCCCGACGACGACGGTGCCCACTTCGGCGTGCTGTTCTGGCACAAGGACGGGTACTCCACGGCCTGCGGCCACGGCACCATGGCGCTCGGCGCCTGGGCCGTCGACACCGGACGCGTCCCCGCCCCCGACGACGGCGACGCGTCCGTGCGCGTCGACGTACCCTCGGGGCGCGTCACCGCGACCGTGCACCGGGCGGGCGGCCGCACCACCGGCGTCACCTTCCGCAACGTCCCGACCCGGATCCTCGCGCGCAAGGTCCCGGTGACCACCGGATACGGCACCGTCGAGGCCGACCTCGCGCACTCCGGAGCCCGCTACGTCTCCGTCGCCGCCCGCGACCTCGGCCTGGACACCACCACGGCGTCCCTGCCCGGGCTCGTCCGGGCCGGACGGGAGATCCGGGCCGCGCTCCCGGAGCACGACGTGTACGGGGTCATCCTGTACGAGGACCTGCCCGACACCCCCTCCGGCCCCCGGCAGCGCAATGTCACCGTCTTCGCCGACGGGCAGATCGACCGCTCACCCTGCGGATCGGGCACCTCGGCGCGCCTCGCGCTGCTCGCCGAGGACGGGCGGCTCGCACCGGGGGACACACTCCTCCACGAGTCCGTCGTCGGTACGGTGTTCACCGGCCGCCTGCTGCCCGAGGGCATCACCGAGGTGACCGGCCGGACCCACCGCACCGGCACACACACCTTCGTCCTCGACCCCCACGACGACCTCGGGACGGGATTCCTGCTGTGA
- a CDS encoding ABC transporter permease, producing MSTTTAPLAAAGSGPWQLARAELRRRTSVRLSLAVVALFALMAVAAPLLSALGGWGPEEFDKSAIDPYLGGQPIGPLGGVSAEHWLGVEPVTGRDLFARVVHGAQVSLLIAFAATAIVVLAGTAAGIAAGYFGGRTDTVLSRLMDLTMSFPSLIFMIAMMSVARDVNRILLMTAVIGLFGWPGIARVVRGQTLSLKHREYVDAARVGGSGPWRILARDILPGVAGPVIAYTTLIIPGMIATEAALSYLGVGVRPPTPSWGQMIAESVAYYDTDPMYFVVPSLCLFLTVLAFTLLGDALRDILDPRGSGA from the coding sequence ATGTCCACCACCACCGCACCTCTCGCCGCCGCGGGCAGCGGCCCCTGGCAGCTCGCCCGCGCCGAACTGCGCCGCCGCACCTCCGTGAGGCTCTCGCTCGCCGTCGTCGCGCTCTTCGCGCTGATGGCCGTGGCCGCCCCGCTGCTCAGCGCGCTGGGCGGCTGGGGCCCCGAGGAGTTCGACAAGAGCGCCATCGACCCCTACCTGGGCGGCCAGCCCATCGGTCCGCTCGGCGGGGTCTCCGCCGAGCACTGGCTCGGCGTCGAACCCGTCACCGGCCGCGACCTGTTCGCCCGGGTCGTGCACGGCGCCCAGGTCTCCCTGCTCATCGCCTTCGCCGCGACCGCGATCGTCGTCCTCGCCGGGACGGCGGCCGGCATCGCCGCCGGGTACTTCGGCGGCCGCACCGACACCGTGCTCTCCCGGCTGATGGACCTGACCATGTCCTTCCCGTCCCTCATCTTCATGATCGCGATGATGTCGGTGGCCCGGGACGTCAACCGGATCCTGCTGATGACCGCCGTCATCGGCCTCTTCGGCTGGCCCGGCATCGCCCGCGTCGTGCGCGGCCAGACCCTCTCGCTCAAGCACCGCGAGTACGTCGACGCCGCCCGCGTCGGCGGCTCGGGCCCCTGGCGGATCCTGGCCCGCGACATTCTCCCGGGCGTCGCGGGACCCGTCATCGCGTACACCACCCTGATCATCCCGGGGATGATCGCCACCGAGGCGGCGCTGAGCTATCTCGGCGTCGGCGTTCGGCCGCCCACCCCCTCGTGGGGCCAGATGATCGCCGAGAGCGTCGCCTACTACGACACGGACCCCATGTACTTCGTCGTCCCGAGCCTCTGCCTCTTCCTCACGGTGCTCGCGTTCACGCTGCTCGGCGACGCGCTGCGCGACATCCTCGACCCGAGAGGGAGCGGCGCGTGA
- a CDS encoding NAD(P)/FAD-dependent oxidoreductase, with amino-acid sequence MLTRNTSDVIVVGAGVVGAACAYYAARSGLSVTVVDRGPVAGGTTGAGEGNLLVSDKEPGPELELALLSGALWRELAEQLPPGIEYEPKGGLVVASDEDGMRALRDFAAGQGKAGVHAREMPAELLHELEPHLAPGLAGGFHYPQDAQVMPALAAAHLLRAGTGIADVRLRLREEVTAVLTGASGEVRGIRTTAGEIHAPYVVNAAGTWGGDLARLAGVELPVLPRRGFVLVTEPLPRVVRHKVYAADYVADVASGSAALQTSAVVEGTPAGPVLIGASRERVGFDRTLSTEVLRRLAAGATTLFPVLAGVRAIRTYAGFRPYLPDHLPAIGPDPRVPGLLHACGHEGAGIGLAPVTGLIVAACLTGGEPPLDIGPFRPERFASASS; translated from the coding sequence GTGCTCACGAGAAACACCTCGGACGTCATCGTCGTCGGCGCGGGCGTCGTCGGCGCGGCCTGTGCCTACTATGCCGCCCGCTCCGGTCTCTCCGTCACCGTCGTCGACCGCGGCCCCGTCGCGGGAGGCACCACGGGGGCGGGGGAGGGGAACCTCCTGGTCTCCGACAAGGAGCCCGGACCCGAACTCGAACTCGCCCTGCTCTCCGGAGCGTTGTGGCGGGAACTGGCCGAACAGCTTCCGCCGGGCATCGAGTACGAGCCCAAGGGCGGACTCGTCGTCGCCTCGGACGAGGACGGGATGCGCGCCCTGCGCGACTTCGCCGCGGGGCAGGGAAAAGCGGGCGTGCATGCCCGGGAGATGCCGGCCGAGCTGCTGCACGAGCTCGAACCCCATCTCGCCCCCGGCCTCGCCGGCGGCTTCCACTATCCGCAGGACGCCCAGGTCATGCCCGCCCTCGCCGCCGCGCATCTGCTGCGTGCGGGCACCGGGATCGCAGACGTACGGCTCAGGCTCCGCGAGGAGGTCACGGCCGTGCTCACCGGCGCGTCCGGAGAGGTGCGCGGAATCCGTACGACGGCCGGGGAGATCCACGCCCCGTACGTGGTGAACGCCGCCGGAACCTGGGGCGGCGACCTCGCGCGGCTCGCGGGCGTCGAGCTTCCCGTACTGCCCCGCCGGGGCTTCGTCCTGGTCACCGAGCCCCTGCCGCGCGTGGTGCGCCACAAGGTGTACGCGGCGGACTACGTGGCGGACGTGGCCAGCGGATCGGCGGCGCTGCAGACCTCGGCGGTGGTCGAGGGCACCCCGGCGGGCCCGGTCCTCATCGGCGCCAGCCGGGAGCGCGTCGGCTTCGACCGCACCCTCTCCACGGAGGTGCTGCGGCGGCTCGCGGCCGGGGCGACCACGCTGTTCCCGGTCCTCGCCGGAGTGCGGGCGATACGGACGTACGCGGGCTTCCGCCCGTATCTGCCGGATCACCTGCCGGCCATCGGACCGGATCCGCGCGTCCCCGGGCTGCTGCACGCCTGCGGACACGAGGGGGCGGGCATCGGCCTCGCGCCGGTGACGGGGCTGATCGTCGCCGCGTGCCTGACCGGGGGAGAACCTCCGCTCGACATCGGGCCGTTCAGACCCGAGCGGTTCGCCTCCGCGTCCTCCTGA
- a CDS encoding ornithine cyclodeaminase family protein translates to MTHLLQIDAATTARLLDPAAAVEVLADVLRAGLDPEAGPSRTAVSVPAGELLLMPAVFGSHAGVKIAGVAPGNPAAGLPRITGSYLLLDGATLQPLALLDGAALTALRTPAVSALAVRHLTPDERPLRLVLFGSGPQAYGHLEAVLAVRELAEAVVVARNPVGARALAGYARTLGVPAARTGTPDDVAKADLVVCCTTARGPLFDGTLPAPHATVVAVGSHEPAARETDTALVARAEVYVEARTAALREAGDLLVPMAEGAIGEGHIAGTLAHLVNGRRTPSAQRPRLFKSVGMAWEDLAVASAVYRAARAA, encoded by the coding sequence GTGACCCACCTGCTCCAGATCGACGCCGCGACCACGGCCCGCCTGCTCGACCCGGCGGCGGCGGTCGAGGTGCTGGCCGACGTCCTGCGCGCCGGACTCGACCCCGAGGCCGGACCGTCCCGTACCGCGGTGTCCGTACCCGCCGGTGAACTCCTGCTCATGCCCGCGGTGTTCGGCTCGCACGCCGGCGTGAAGATCGCCGGGGTGGCCCCCGGCAACCCGGCCGCCGGGCTGCCCCGCATCACCGGCTCCTATCTGCTGCTCGACGGCGCGACGCTGCAGCCGCTCGCCCTTCTCGACGGCGCGGCCCTGACCGCCCTGCGTACGCCGGCCGTCTCCGCCCTCGCCGTACGCCATCTGACACCGGACGAGCGGCCCCTGCGGCTCGTCCTCTTCGGCTCCGGACCCCAGGCCTACGGACATCTGGAGGCCGTCCTCGCCGTACGCGAGCTCGCCGAGGCGGTCGTCGTGGCGCGCAACCCGGTCGGGGCACGCGCCCTGGCCGGATACGCGCGGACGCTCGGCGTCCCCGCCGCCCGCACCGGCACGCCCGACGACGTGGCCAAGGCCGACCTCGTCGTCTGCTGCACCACGGCCCGCGGACCCCTCTTCGACGGGACCCTGCCGGCCCCCCACGCCACGGTCGTCGCGGTCGGCTCGCACGAGCCGGCCGCCCGCGAGACCGACACCGCGCTCGTGGCCCGCGCCGAGGTCTACGTCGAGGCGCGCACCGCCGCGCTGCGGGAGGCCGGAGACCTGCTGGTCCCGATGGCCGAGGGGGCGATCGGCGAGGGACACATCGCGGGCACCCTCGCCCACCTGGTGAACGGCCGGCGTACGCCGTCGGCGCAGCGCCCGCGCCTCTTCAAGAGCGTGGGTATGGCCTGGGAGGACCTCGCCGTCGCGAGCGCCGTGTACCGGGCGGCCCGCGCGGCCTGA
- a CDS encoding (2Fe-2S)-binding protein: MARTPADLVGAQSDPPFEITFDGRRITALPGQSVAAALWGAGILAWRTTRDGGRPRGAFCGIGQCYDCLATVNGEPNRRACLVPARPGDAITTQEGHGHDRLGV, encoded by the coding sequence GTGGCCCGTACCCCCGCCGACCTGGTCGGGGCGCAGTCCGACCCGCCGTTCGAGATCACCTTCGACGGCCGCCGGATCACCGCCCTGCCCGGCCAGTCCGTCGCCGCCGCCCTGTGGGGAGCCGGCATCCTCGCCTGGCGCACCACCCGGGACGGCGGCCGCCCGCGCGGCGCGTTCTGCGGCATCGGCCAGTGCTACGACTGCCTCGCCACCGTCAACGGCGAGCCCAACCGCCGGGCCTGCCTCGTGCCCGCCCGGCCCGGCGACGCGATCACCACCCAGGAAGGACACGGCCATGACCGCCTCGGGGTGTGA